GCAGCGGTGCTCGTGGGCGAGGGTTTCAAGCTCGTCGAAGCCCTCCCCCGTTCTTGCCGAGAGGTAGACCACCCTCGTCGGCGGCGCCAGCTCCGGCAGGGCGGAGCACATCTTGTGAGCTAGAAGCCCCTGTGTCGAAGGTTCCAGCTTTAGCCTTGCGGTCAGGTACTCGATATCGTCTAGGAACTTTCTGTATCCCTCAAGGTCCTCCACGGTGTCCACCTTGCTGAGGGCCGGAACCGTCGTCGTGCCCAGGCGGAGGTCTATCATGAGGCTGAAGAACCGGACGAAGCAGAAGTCGTGGGGCTCCTTCAGTATCTCCGGGCCGAAGAGGTAGACCGCGAGCGGCTCCGGGAGGCTCTCCATCAGCCTCACGCCGAACTCGTGGAAGAGAAACGTCTCCATCTGCCCCGGCGTGTCCACCATGATGTAGTCCCTCTCCCCGTCCAGCCTGGCTATTCTGGAAGCGTACTCGTCCACCTCCGGCAGAAGTCTGTCGTAGCTCTCCACTATGGCCCCGTTCGGACCGAGGCCCTCCTCCATAAGCTCCCATGCGGTGACGCTCTCCCTCACGTCGACGTCCGGCCGGTAGGGGAGGCTCTTGACCCCGGTGTCCAGGTTCACGTACCCCACCGAGTATCCGTTCTCCTCTAGGTACCTTCCGAAGGCCGCGCTGAGGGTGGTCTTCCCGCTTCCAGCGGTGCCTATGAACACCAGTATCATCGCATCACCCTCGCCTTGAACCCCGCTATCCTCGTTATCCTCTCGGCCAGCTCCATGAAGGCCTTTGCGCCCGGCGAGTTGGGCTTGTACTCTACCACAGGAACCCCCTCAAGCGTTGCCTCCCTGACCGGCGGATCCTCGGGAATAACCGCGAGGAGAGGAATCTCCATAACTTCCTCAGCGACGTCCGGAGGTATGTCGTTATCGCTCCTGCCGTAGCGGTTGAGGACGAAGCCAAGAACAGCTAAGCCGGCTTTCCTGAGAACCATTCCGACCTTCATTGTATCGGTTAGGCAGGAAATCTCGGGATTGGTGACTAGGAGAACCTCCTCACCGCTCAGCATCGCGTTCATAGCGTCCATCTGGAGGCCGGCTGGAGAGTCGATTATAACGAAGTCGAACTTGCCCTTGAGGGGTTTTATGGTCTCGGGAAGCCTCCTCGGGTCGGCCCTTATGACGTGCTCCCAGTCGATGGCGGCCGGGATAACGTGAACGTTCTCGTAGGCGGTCGCGTATATTGCGTCGTTTATGTCCGCCCGTCCGGCGAGGACGTCGTGAATGGTCGTGTAGGCGTCGTCTATTCCCATCACGAGG
This Thermococcus cleftensis DNA region includes the following protein-coding sequences:
- a CDS encoding ATP/GTP-binding protein, which codes for MILVFIGTAGSGKTTLSAAFGRYLEENGYSVGYVNLDTGVKSLPYRPDVDVRESVTAWELMEEGLGPNGAIVESYDRLLPEVDEYASRIARLDGERDYIMVDTPGQMETFLFHEFGVRLMESLPEPLAVYLFGPEILKEPHDFCFVRFFSLMIDLRLGTTTVPALSKVDTVEDLEGYRKFLDDIEYLTARLKLEPSTQGLLAHKMCSALPELAPPTRVVYLSARTGEGFDELETLAHEHRCTCGDLT
- the minD gene encoding cell division ATPase MinD, which codes for MGRLISIASGKGGTGKTTTAANLSIALGKMGYKVCAVDADLTMANLSLVMGIDDAYTTIHDVLAGRADINDAIYATAYENVHVIPAAIDWEHVIRADPRRLPETIKPLKGKFDFVIIDSPAGLQMDAMNAMLSGEEVLLVTNPEISCLTDTMKVGMVLRKAGLAVLGFVLNRYGRSDNDIPPDVAEEVMEIPLLAVIPEDPPVREATLEGVPVVEYKPNSPGAKAFMELAERITRIAGFKARVMR